ACGTTTTACTTGGTCCTCACAGCTGAAAAGGCATCAAATAATCCACAGTGGAAATAAACCTTTTACATGTACAGAATGTGGTAGAAGTTTCACTTGGCCCTCACAGCTGAAAtggcatcaaatgatccacagtgaaAATAAACCTTTTACATGTGATGAGTGTGGTAAAAATTTCCGCTGGTCCTCACAGctgaaaatgcaccaaataaCTCACACCGGCAAGAAACCTTTTATTTGCActcagtgtaataaaagcttcactcggtCATCATATCTGAAAATCCATCAAAGATTCCACAATGGAAAGAAACCTTTCATGTGTACTGAGTGCAATAAAAGTTTCAGTTGGTCAACAGATCTGCAAAGGCACAATATaattcacagtggaaagaaacctttttcatgtactgagtgtggtaaaagtttcctTCAGCGGGCACATCTGAAAAGGCATCAAAttatccacagtggaaagaaacctttcacATGTACTGAGTGCAATAAAAGTTTCAGTTGGTCATCTGATCTGCAAAGGCACAAAATAATCCACAGCAGAAAGAAtccttttaaatgttctgaatgtaatGCAAGTTTCACTGGTTCATCATATCTGAAAATACACCAAaaaatccacagtggaaagactGACTGATGACTGTGAGATAAAGAAACTTGAACCATAAAGTTTCTAAATATCTAGGGCGTTAAGTCAACCCACTGAGAGAAAAGATAAGTAAAGAATATTATAGAAGACTAAAATTGATATAAGGGAATAAGACAGAAGCCATTAATCAGTTGGCAATTCCTGCTCCCTAGACTGGCTTCTTTAAAACTTTGGAGACTTGGCTATACTAACAAGAAAACTCATTCCTGCTGACAAGGTCATTTATAGGAACCAGTATATGTCAAGACCATACACTGTCCGAGGCGAAGGAGGAATGGGTCTCACAGAAATAGATTATACCTACCAAGGTATTATATTATTGGCCTTCAAGTTTACTTCATAGCATCATCATCTCCAAATGCACAAAAGGTACTCAGATGTGAAAGAAAATGTCAAGAAAATTATCTCCATCATTAAACCTCTTATCTCTTGACTGGACTTCTGCAACATCTCGTATTCAGCTCTTCTCTCTGTCCTTTTGTATTCAGCTCTTCTCTCTGTCCTTTTCAAAAGACTCCAGATGGTTCAAAATACTTCTGTTCACCTCCTATCCTGCGCCTGTCAATTTGACCACGTCACTTCTCTTGTCCGGCATCATTGGCTTCCAGGCTCCAatccattataatattctcacctGACTTACAAGGTGCTTCACTCAGGGATCCTATCCTACCTCtcctccttgattgccccttatgtccccacctcGTGTTCTTCATTCTGCGTTTGGCCACCAGTTATCTATTCCAGCAGTTCgctgcttctgtctttatgtaCTTGCCATGTTGCTTTTCTGGATTGCTCTCTCCGTTTGGAATTCCCTCCCCTTGGATTTCGTTCTGAGCAATCATAGTCCAGGTTCAAGGCTGCTCTGAAAACCTACTTTTTATCATTGCTTATGGCGACCAGTCATCACTGTAGCTGGTGTTGACAGGCACAGCTCCTTCCTGCCTGTTATTGACTGTCTCTGATCCTTTCTGCTTGTTCTCCATCGCTTGTTTTCCCTTTCAACAAATGTAGTTCCTtcccatttcttttgtttttcctttataACTTGTTAAACATCTTTGATTATTGTATTGAAAGGCACTATATCAAAAGACTAATAAACAAACAGAAACATTTTGATCAGTAGAAGGAATTGTGGCGAACTTGGAAATTCAACAGTGGGGCCGtgtccagtgaccggcattgaattggggggggggggggggggttgccgttAAAACGTagctggttaagccgatattTATCAGATGACTGGCTAAGTTagagcagccaaagatagacctgctatttacgcaGGTCTGTCTGGTTGGTAAACTTAGTCGGTCAGTCAATAACTAtcagtgctaaccggttatttCGTTCGACATAGCCGTGCCTGGGCTAGATGCTAAGGGCTAGATTATATCGTGCCtcaatttccacgtggaaatccaAAGTAGGCTTTAATATAGGCATATGTTCTAGAATGCGCCAAGTGCTTCTCCGTGTAACTACATATAGTTACGGTCAATTAactccaactaaaacctggtgtaaatcccggcacctAGATTAGGcatggagcgggtgtattctgtaacaacgctcATAGGATttcagaaacgcccatgacctgctcaatccactcccataaccacgcccacttttcaattGCGCAACTTAGAACACCCCGTTACAGAATATTCTTAGCAAgtagtgcgtataaattctaatgccaataagtgctgataatttcttgttaacgtccaaatatcaatgctgattagtttgttaagtaattaagggccctgtttactaacgcgtgcttgcgtttttagcacatgctaaaaattagtgtgcgctaaccgtgtagacgcccataggaatattagaggcatctacacggttagtgcatgctaaaaacgctaacgtggcttagtaaacagggcccatagttatacatgttattatagaatacgcttcaatttccacatggaatttgaggtgtgatatatagaatcccggggtaggtggtaatattcagccgagAGACCCAGctgtctcatgctgaatattagcgcttaaccAGTTttaggctatttaaccagccaggaggcattcttggccagttaaatagtttcaAATATCGGCCGGaaagtgttactccaggaacAAGGAGAGATGAATTGAgaattgaaacctaaggatggGCAATTGATAGTTGCAGCCGAGGACAGTGGATTATGGATGAGATGATTTCCAACAAAAGCAAAACACTCTgcagacacacacacagcaaaacaaagcagaggcagtccagagaaggagaagattCAAGTGTAACCATATTTGGGTTATTTATTTGTGTGCCAAGGATTTTTAGTTTTGACCCGACGAAGGCTTATTTGCTGAAACTTGGCTGAGTTGGGTTAATTTCTAATAAATCGATTTGTGGTTACATTTGAATCTTCTCCTTCTATTGACTGCCTCCGCTTTGTTTATTGACTGCCTCCGCTTTGTTTTGCTCCAGTAAAGAAAAACTGTAGATTTTGTCAGAAAGAGCTGGAAACAGTCACTAATCTTGTAGTTGGCTGCATCGTTCTGATGGCGGAAATTTTCTGTGCAGAAAGACACAAGAAGGTGGCCTGTCTCATGCATTGAAAGCTTTTATAAAGATTAGAAAATTGTTCTGGGAAAGAGGTTATTCACAGCACATCCGCAACCTGACTGATAAAAAGCTAGGTGTGAGAAAACGGACATAGTGATAAAACTGAACCTTGTTCAGAGAAATAAGATCTTCAGGTATCACAGAATGCACTTGGAGAGCAATAAAATGTGTCAGAAGGGTATAGAAATATTTCctcatcattttgggtgccaaaGAAATTTTCAAGCAAACATGAATAAGTCACATATGCAGTATGGGGGgaatcgtggaggggcataatcgaactgggcgcccaagttttcctgagtttattctcgcaggacatcctcgcaaaggggcggggaaacccgtattatcgaaacaagatggatgtccatctttcgttttgataatacggtcggggacgcccaaatctcaacatttaggttgaccttagagatggtcgtccccggttttcagtgataatggaagcgAAGGATgcacatctcagaaacgaccaaatccaagccatttggtcatgggaggagccagccattcgtattgcactggtgcccctcacatgccaggacaccaaccgggcaccctagggggtactacagtggaattcagaaaaagctcccaggtgcatagctcccttaccttgtgtactgagcccccaaaaccccctctccacaactgtacaccactaccataacccttagggatgaaggggggcacctagatgtgggtacagtgggtttgtggtgggtgttggagggctcacatttaccaccacaagtgtaacaggtagggggtcggtgggcctgggtccggctgcctgaagtgcactgcacccactaaaactgctccagggatctgcatactgctgtcatggagctgggtatgacatttgaggctggcatagaggttggcaaaaaatattttaaaagtttttttgagggtgggagggggttagtgacctctgggggtaaggggaggtcatccccgattccctccagtggtcatgtggtcagttcgagcacctttttgaggcttggtcgcaagacaaaatggaccaagtaaagttggccaagtgctcgtcagggacgcccttcttttttccattatcagccgaggacgcccatgtgttaagcacgccccagttctaCCTTCGGtacgcttctgacatgcccccgtgaactttggtcgtccccgcgacggaaagcagttgaggacacccaaaatcggctttcgattatgccgatttgggcgaccctgggaggatgCCCAtattgcgatttgtgtcaaaagatgggcgtcctctttcgaaaatgagcctgtaagtgaatgggtgacggtaaggcctcagacccaaaatgggcgcgcaccaattttgattttgccgagtagcgaaggcgggacttgggcgtgcctaacacatgggcgtcctcggcccataatggaaaaaaaggctgtccctgatgaacatttggacgactttacctggtccttgttttttttacgaccaaggcacaaaaaggtgcccgaactgaccagatgaccactggagagaatcggggatgacctccccttactcccccagtggtcactaacccccctccaaccctcaaaaaaaaatctttaaaagtattttgtgccagcctctatgccagcctcagatgtcatactcaggtccatgacagcagtatgcaggtccctggaacagttttagtgggtgcagtgcacttcagacaggcggacccaggccccccccccccacctgttacacttgtggtggtaaatgtgagccctcaaaaacccactgtacccacatctaggtgccccctttcaccccttggggctatggcagtggtgtacagttgtgggtagtgggtttttagggggctcagcagacaaggtaagggagctatgttcctgggagcaatttatgaagtccactgcagtgttatTATCCTGTGGTAACACAGGAGGACATGTTACAGCAGTAAAGGTTTAttagatgacatcaggattaattTTTGACTTCTAAAATGTACTCTGaattaaataaaactaaaaacatcTCTGACTGATAACTGTGCCACGAAGGAACTTGAGCAGGACGGTGTAAATCAGTGTTGCcagtgggcggttttccgcgacccgccgcgggaaatttttgcccgcggcgggttgcggttttttgggcggctttttgggtttctgtgcggttttttcgggcggctttttgcctttttcggccgcggggggcggggttagtgacgttttttgggcggggttagtgacgttttgggcgggccgatgacggggaggcggggccggtgacgtgggaggcggggccggtgacggcgggggtgatgacgcgggggtgggggtgtcaggggcggggttttgtgtggggggttttgggctggtttttgggctggattgggctagaaaaaaattttccacctggcaaccctggtgtaAATGAATGCTGAATACAGTACGAAATACATAATGATGCTTCAGGAGCCTTACAGTCATCAAAATCAGAAAGTTTCAGCTCAAAACTACCTAAATCTAGCTGATGTGTATTTGATTAGTTAGGTCTACTGCAGCTGaggccaggactaaaacttgtTCAATTAGTGGTgaaaattagcactaattagataaGTCCCTAAACTCCACAACCATCAACACTCCTAGCCtggattcctccccccccccacccccacttcccTCCAgactgtattgttattttaaaaataaatactgcTCTCACTGgacttaaaaaatataaaatagagAAAAGTCCCTGCAAGTCACCTTCCAGTTTCTTCACCCTGTAAAAATGCAGGGTACAGATTTCAACAGTAGGGAGCAGGAGTCCCCAAACTGTTTTTCGGGACacttgcagggatggaggcaggagatccatgcaaagttttttttttttttttttgtacagtggcacatttttttttaactatagaAATATTCTGGGGCCAATATGGgcagttttaaaatctttttttaatggCAGAGAAATAAGGGTGGGTGGAGGAATGTCggtgaatattttattttctctgtttctggtgCGGTAGTTAGGAGTGAGGGAGATTAGGAAAGAAAGCTACATATGCAGTTTTATTCATTTTGATCAGGAGTTAGCAGGTAACATTTAGGTTTGTTCAAAGCAGCATCTAAATTTGACCAACCAAATTAGGTGGCTAGGGAGGAAAGCTGGTACTGGCAGCCTAACTTTGCTGCCCACCTAAAATATAAGAAGCTAAATTTAGCCACCTTTTGAAATGAAGAAGATTACATCGGTCACAGGTTTTTATCTCTCTGTTTAAGTTCTTACCCAGCCATCTGGATTCTTTTGTATGAATGAAGTCTGAGCTCCTGGAATGCACGGAGAAGGAAAAGAGTGCCAGCATCCACGAGAGGGAATGACTACCTAAGATAAACTGTCCTTCGTGTAAGACTGGCTATTGTATTCTGAGCCTTCAGGGCCGATGATCAAATTCCCCGCTCTGTTCTGAACAACGCTGTTAAATTAGCGCTGGAACATTGCGGAGAATTAAAGTCCAGATTTTCAAAACTAATAGCACACAAATTTATGTACGCTATCAGTTTTGATCATGGGGGTACttcagcgggaggattgtgcctgggcattcgCCCAAGGCACAAGcgtcctgcagaagttgtttgacaggtcctaGCTGTCAAATAAaatagccctgtttagcatggaTTTGCATGCTGCTTGTGGTCAGAGCCAGCAAGCGTATTTCACATGCTCCCCAGCTCTGATCATAGGTTGGGAGCAAACATGGGCACTAGTATGGTGCTgatagcctctagtgcctgcatttagtacataagtattgccacactgggacagaccaaggtccatcaagcccagcgtcctgtttcaaacagtggccaatccaggtcacaaatacctggcaagatcccgaaaaagttcaataaatagcaatggatttcccccaagtaaatttaataatggtctatggacttttcctttaggaagccgtccatacctttttgaaaccccgctaagctaaccgcctttaccacattctgtggcaacgaattgcaaaatttaattacacgttgagtgaagaaaaattttctccgctcgtattaaatttactactttgtagcttcatcgcatgccccccagtcctagtacttttgaaaagagtaacaaatgattcacgtcaaCTCGTtctactctactcattattttatagacctcttaagttcatcatatgccccctcattctagagttttccttcagttgaaaaacttcctgtgcattaatgcccttgagatattaaacatctctatcatatctcctctttcccttctctcttccagtgtatacatgttgaggttcaagaccgcttactaattttgtagccaccctctggaccgaccccatcctgtttatatctttctgtaggtgcggtctccagaactgcacacagtactctaaatggggcctcaccagagacttatacaagggcagtatcacctcctttttcctgctggccatccctctctttatgcacccaagtatccttctggctttgaccattgctttttctacctgtttggaagctttaaggtcatcagacacaatcaccccccaagtcctgctcttccttcgtacaaagcacttcaccccctatattgtacctttACCTCAGATCTTGTGGCCCAAGTgtataaccctgcattttttagcattatatcttagggcaagatgcactaaactaaatgagcctttaatgaacaagtagattaccctggcatgcactaagcccaatttccgacgatGGTTGCAGCAAACAAAAAcgaaatgcagatgagcaaattgtgtagaaaccctattgaaatgagatgcactaaggtcaGTGCcctagcgagggctaatggcaccggggcgggtcgccgctgcgacccccccaggtgcagcacggcgtgaccccccccctcgggaccgcattcttacctgtggagggctgatccgccccgtgcacgtcactcagagctgcgtcggccccgctggttccctgctctctctgccccggaacaggaagtaacctgttccgaggcagagagagcagggaaccagcggggccggcacccccgagcgcgtgcacccggggcggaccaccctccCTTCCTACGCCAGTGACTAAggtttccgcttgccctaacgctggaaaactccaggaaagctaacgagaggtctgcacctctcgttggggctgcccaGCTTCCAAAacttaaatgttaaaaaaaaattgagatggggcaaaaacgctcgtcaggagcatccttaattgacggccttgccccccccctgcattaaaatcataactttaggcagccctggcccccctcccttcctctgaaaTGACAGGtcccgccatcctccaccccgtccccgccgctccccccctccgtctgataccgggccctcacagcgcctctcacctctgtgtgaaggcgctgcacgggcaagaacagctgatcgcctcttcggacatccctcctttcctcctgggcccgccccgtcTGACGTCCTCGTaggttacgtcagacgagggcatggattaatgagacaaagtcaacatggatttagtgaagggaaatcttgcctcaccaatctactacatgtctttgaaggggtgaacaaacatgtggacaaaggtgagccggttgatattgtgtatctggattttcagaaggtgtttgtcaaagtacctcatgaaagactccagaggaaattggagagtcatgggataggaggtagtgttctactgtggattaaaaactggataaaagatgaaaacagagagtagggttaaatggtcagtattctcgagaagtggagaagggtagttagtaggggttccccaggggtctgtgctgggaccgctgctttttaatatttataaatgacctagagatgggaggaactagtgagctaattaaatttgctgatgacccaaggttattcaaagtcgttaaatcgcgggaggattgtgaaaattacaagaggaccttacgagactgggcgtctaaatggcagatgatgtttaatgtgagcaagtgcaaagtgatgcatgtgagaaagaggaacccgaattatagctacgtcatgcaagattccacgttaggagtcacggagcaagaaagggatctagttgtcgtcgttgatgatacgttgaaaccttctgctcaatgtgctgctgcggctaagaaagcaaatagaatgttaggtattattaggaaaggaatggaaaacaaaaatgaggatgttataatgctttgtatcgctccatggtgcgaccgcaccttgaataatgtgttcaattctggtcgccacatctcaaaaaagatatagtggaattagaaaatgtgcaaagaagggcgacgaaaatgataaaggggatgggacgacctatgaggaaaggctaaagcggctagggctcttcagcttggagaaacggcagctgaggggagatatgatagaggtctaaaataatgagtggagttgaacaggtagatgtgaagcgtctgttcacactttccaaaaatactaggactagggggcatgcgatgaagctacaatgtagtaaatttaaaacgaatctgagaaacgttttcttcactcaacgtgtaattaaactctggaattcgttgccacagaatgtggtaaaggcggttagcttagcggagtttttaaaaaagggtttggacggcttcctaaaggaaaagcccatagaccccactatatctgggataagcagtataaactgttttgtacatttttgggatcttgccaattatttgtgacctggattggccactgttggaaacaggatgctgggctcgactcgatggacctttggtctttcccagtatgctattagattgtaagctctttgagcagggactgaatttcttctatgtttgtgcagcgctgcgtatgccttgtagcgctatagaaatgctcaatagtagtagtagtatggcaatacttatgtacttatatagtccACAGCCCTGACTTGCACTTTTCTatacttatttattgggatttattagccgcCTTTATGAAGCGATTCACCAAGGCGGTGTACGGTAGGTGCAGTTTaatatcaaacttacaattttgttaacagcataatagtaaaatgaacataaATAGTACAATCTCTCACTCTACCCTTGCCATGTATATTCCCGTTATTTCATTTCGTGCACCTGAGGAACAATTTTGCCAGTTGGGGGTGGGTTTCCTCCGTTTCCTGCCCACttgggctagttttgaaaactggAATTTTTGTCTTAGCAGGTTGCAAACCTCAGTGGTGAACTGGTTGGTTACCCCTCTCTAGTTACTCTATGTCTTATTCTGGACGCTGCCGCTCTGCACCTTCAATCTGGTAGTTGCACGAGCTCGAAAACAATTTCCCGCCAAAAGTTGAGCGGGGGCTAGTTTGAAAGCTGACTGGAATTTTGTCTTAGCAGGTTGCAAACCTCAGTCTGGTGAACTGGTTGGTTACCCCTCTCTAGTTACTCTATGTCTTATTCTGGACGCTGCCGCTCTGCACCTTCAACCTGGTAGTTGCACGAGCTCGAAAACAATTTCCCGCCAAAAGTTGAGCGGGGGCTAGTTTTGgaagctgactggaatttttgtCTTAGCAGGTTGCAAACCTCAGTCTGGTGAACTGGTTGGTTACCCCTCTAGTTATTCTAAGTCTTACTCTGTCTGCACCTTCATTCTGGTAGTTGCTAGAAAACAATTTCCCGCCCAAAAGCTGAgctgagggtggggaggggctgGTTTCCCCTCAGATCATCGAAGCTACCCGAGAAGCTGGGGAACTACTAAGGTATCCCGTTAGATTCTCGAGGGTGGGGGGGATTGAGTGGGAATCTTAGAAGCCACTTGGAGAAGGGGGATTCCGCCTTCTTTATAGGTACGAATAACGGCCACGGACAAAAcccgcaaaaaaaacaaaaaaaaaaaaaatttgcaatcCGTGACGAGCTTGTGTGCTCCAATAGACTTTCTGCAATCCGAGCCTCGGTCTGGTACGCCAATCGTCTctcagtgtgttccaagcctcactctggtgctcCAATACCTTTTCTTAAATTcttagtgcattccaagcctcgcTCTGACATCCTTCCCCATCCACTGCCATCTTTGTGTTTCTgttcagagtcagactcagaggCTTGGTGGTAC
This genomic interval from Microcaecilia unicolor chromosome 1, aMicUni1.1, whole genome shotgun sequence contains the following:
- the LOC115463742 gene encoding gastrula zinc finger protein xLCGF3.1-like, which gives rise to MIHSGKKPFTCTECGKCFTWSSDLKRHQIRQSEKKHFICIECNKSFPRSSCLKIHQLTHSGRKSFTCTDCGKSFTQSSYLKIHQLIHNGEKCFICTECGKSFFELVQLTRHQMIHSGKKPFTCTECGKRFTWSSQLKRHQIIHSGNKPFTCTECGRSFTWPSQLKWHQMIHSENKPFTCDECGKNFRWSSQLKMHQITHTGKKPFICTQCNKSFTRSSYLKIHQRFHNGKKPFMCTECNKSFSWSTDLQRHNIIHSGKKPFSCTECGKSFLQRAHLKRHQIIHSGKKPFTCTECNKSFSWSSDLQRHKIIHSRKNPFKCSECNASFTGSSYLKIHQKIHSGKTD